A stretch of DNA from Amylolactobacillus amylophilus DSM 20533 = JCM 1125:
AAGCTCTTTTGGTCAAAAAAATAGATGAAATTCGGGCTCTGAAGAAGATTGATGGAATAAGTGAAGTGCGCGATGAGAGTGACAGAAACGGACTCTCGATTGTGATTGAACTGAAGAAAGGCGCTGATGCCTCAAGTATTCTGAACTACCTCTTTAAGAATACTGATCTCCAAATCAGTTACAACTTTAATATGGTGGCCATCAACCATATGACCCCAGAACAAGTTGGTCTGAAGACTATTCTTAGTGCGTACTTAGAACATAAAAAAGACGTTGTGTTAAAGCGAACTGCTTTTGACCTAAATAAGGCCCAGAAGCGGCAACATATCGTTGAGGGTCTGATTAAAGCACTCTCGATTCTTGATGAGGTCATCAGGACCATTCGGGCAAGTAGCGACAAGAAGAACGCGAAGGATAACTTGGTTACGGCCTACGATTTCACCGAGGCACAGGCCGAGGCCATCGTTTCATTGCAGCTTTATCGACTAACGAACACCGACGTTAACGCCCTTCGTGCAGAACACAAGGAGCTTGCAGATAAGATTTTGGGTCTGCAGCAAATTATTAATGATCAGGCAACGCTCAATCGCGTGATCACGGACGAACTTGTGGCGGTGAAAAAAGAGTATGGTAACCCTCGCCGCTCCGCTATTCAGAGGGAAGTATCACAGATTGAAATTGACACTTCTGCTCTGATTGCCAAAGAGGATGTTCGGGTACTTGTTAGTGCAAATGGTTACCTGAAGCGCAGTTCGCTGCGATCGTATAATTCGACGGACGCAGCCGACAATGGCTTGCGCGATGACGACCAAATTGTGTTCGACGATACAGTTTCCACGCTCGCAAGTCTTTACATATTCACCAATAAAGGCAATTTGATCTATCGCCCCGTCCATGAATTGTTGGATGTGAAGTGGAAGGATACGGGCTCACATCTCTCCCAAGAAGTTGGCCTTCTGTTAGATGAACAGATTATTCAAGTGTTTGTGATTCTTGATTTGGCTGCCAAGAAAAATTTCTTGTTGGCAACGGACGATGGTTATATTAAACAAGTCAGCCTGGCTGATTTACAGCCGAGTCGAACTTACCGCTCTAAGGCGGCAGTTGCTATGAAACTGAAAGGTGAGGGGAATAAGCTTGTCCATGTGTCTGAGGTGGAAGAGAGTGCAGCAAGCGAATTAGTCCTCTTCACCAAATTCTCGTACGCTGTGCGCTTCAAGCTGGCCGAAGTTCCCGTCATCGGTGCTCGTGCTGCGGGTGTTAAGTCTGTTAATCTGAAAGACGGTGACGCCGTGGTCGACTATCTCCTGCTTGATCCTGTTGATGCTAGCGACACGAAGGTAGCGATGATTACCACCAGGGGTGCATTTAAGCAATTTAAGTTGAGTGAGGTCAACTTAGTTTCCCGTGCAAAACGTGGTGTATTAACACTGCGTGAATTGAAGAATAAGCCACACAGAGTTGCGGGCGTTGTATCGTATGTCACGGACCAGGAGCTGCAGGTCACTACGGAGCAAAATCAGGTGACGAAATTTAAAACAACAGAATTTCCAATCGGCGATCGTTATTCTAATGGTTCATTTATTATCGATGCAGAAAAGGATGGCGTACCGGTTAAAATAACTAAATTAGGCCAGATTGAGGAAGAAAATATCACAAATCTATTTTAAAAATTAAGTTTTATAATTTTTATTAAAGAAGTTCTAGTTTTAGGGACATAATATTTTATGATACGTAAGTAATGCGTTATCATAGATATTGTTAATCAATCAAATCAAACACACCAAGAAACTAACATTTTTGAACATTGGTGCTTTTGAAATGTCATTATCAAACAAAACAGATAAATATAAAAGGAGTACAAGTAATGAAGTTCAAATCAGATGCTGTTCTTTCAGCAAAGTCACTCAGATACTTTCTGCAACTGATTGATAATATGAGTTACACCCAAGCTTCGCAAATACTTGGCATCACTCAACCTGCACTTACTCAACAGATTAAGAAGATTGAGCGTGCTGTCGGTGCACCGTTATTCGGCCAGATTGGTAAGAAGTTATATCTGACTGATGCTGGTATCAAGATGCAAGAAACCGCAAAGGAATTATTTAACACGGTGAATAATGCAGTTGATCAAATCCAGAAGGATACGAACTCAGAGACGGGGAATATCTCAATTGGAGTTTTATCTTCCATCGAATATCAAGTGATTGAGGACTTCATCATCGAGTTTAATGATCTTTTTCCTGAGATCACCATCTCGTTGAATATGTTAACCAGAAACGAAATCTTGGAGCGGTTAGAAAATAACCATATTGACCTCGCAATTATGCATTTACCAGATGAGAGCATTAAGAACTGGAAGCCATATAAGGTAAAGCAAATCTACATGGATGAGGTGCTTTACCTCACGCATGACGATGTACCTAAGAACAAGAAATCTATTAGCCTGGAAGATGCTAATAAGAATCCCTGGGTTTCATATCCAGTGGAATTCTACGTTCCCCAAATACTA
This window harbors:
- the parC gene encoding DNA topoisomerase IV subunit A: MVEQTDRIKEMSLEDVMGERFGRYSKYIIQERALPDIRDGLKPVQRRILYAMYIDGNTYDKPFRKSAKSVGNVMGNFHPHGDSSIYEAMVRLSQDWKVREPLIQMHGNNGSLDGDPPAAMRYTEARVSKISNLLLSDIDKETVEMVLNFDDTENEPVVLPAHFPNLLVNGATGISAGYATEIPPHNLSEVIDATVYLLEHPGATLDDLMQYVKGPDFPTGAIIQGEKGIRDAYETGRGKIVVRSKTSIVELRGHREQIVVTEIPYEVNKALLVKKIDEIRALKKIDGISEVRDESDRNGLSIVIELKKGADASSILNYLFKNTDLQISYNFNMVAINHMTPEQVGLKTILSAYLEHKKDVVLKRTAFDLNKAQKRQHIVEGLIKALSILDEVIRTIRASSDKKNAKDNLVTAYDFTEAQAEAIVSLQLYRLTNTDVNALRAEHKELADKILGLQQIINDQATLNRVITDELVAVKKEYGNPRRSAIQREVSQIEIDTSALIAKEDVRVLVSANGYLKRSSLRSYNSTDAADNGLRDDDQIVFDDTVSTLASLYIFTNKGNLIYRPVHELLDVKWKDTGSHLSQEVGLLLDEQIIQVFVILDLAAKKNFLLATDDGYIKQVSLADLQPSRTYRSKAAVAMKLKGEGNKLVHVSEVEESAASELVLFTKFSYAVRFKLAEVPVIGARAAGVKSVNLKDGDAVVDYLLLDPVDASDTKVAMITTRGAFKQFKLSEVNLVSRAKRGVLTLRELKNKPHRVAGVVSYVTDQELQVTTEQNQVTKFKTTEFPIGDRYSNGSFIIDAEKDGVPVKITKLGQIEEENITNLF
- a CDS encoding LysR family transcriptional regulator — its product is MKFKSDAVLSAKSLRYFLQLIDNMSYTQASQILGITQPALTQQIKKIERAVGAPLFGQIGKKLYLTDAGIKMQETAKELFNTVNNAVDQIQKDTNSETGNISIGVLSSIEYQVIEDFIIEFNDLFPEITISLNMLTRNEILERLENNHIDLAIMHLPDESIKNWKPYKVKQIYMDEVLYLTHDDVPKNKKSISLEDANKNPWVSYPVEFYVPQILTQVFKDNRVDLPESNALFTSPYQLIRFAEKTNSDTAITESFYRAHKDQIDLTALHFDPRVRFDMSFIYRREKENIPRINNFFEHWDKFLAKESYSSRLEHVETI